One stretch of Chryseobacterium sp. LJ668 DNA includes these proteins:
- a CDS encoding glycosyltransferase family 117 protein — translation MKNWTFRQWNTLIGWVTFVIAFFTYLSTIEPKFSFWDCGEYISSAVKLEVTHAPGAALFQIVGAVAAIFAFGNGENYSVVINAMSALFSAFTILFLFWTITHFVRRLLNKNFEEVTQHQEIAILFAGVIGSLCFTWSDTFWFSAVEGEVYSMASLFIAILVWLITKWENEYKESDNERWIILIFFIVGLSVGVHMMCMLAIPAVCLVYYARNYEFTWKNFLWANAITLGILIIVFKIIFPVIMSLFGKLEIFFVNGVGLPFHSGTIAGFVILVAICYFILKYARQAKKNLYQTIALSVVYMMIGFSCWMVIPIRANANPPMNLNDPDTAIGMLDYYNREQYGDWPTIYGQNYTAFLDNSGIEKNEDGSFKTTKTGEIYEKDEKLGTYRKTGDRFNYVFNPAHVSFMPRMFNEDKEVMANYMSMYGAPDFQFNYANENTADDTQAKEIFDELRAKYEDGSITPADYLKVKPYELITVQRPSFAQNMNYFITFQNGYYFIRYLLWNFAGRQNDLEGNSENTRGNWISGFSFIDNSLLGSQDAMPAKFKNESTVAFFFLPLLLGIFGCYFQFMRDFGRFYAILSLFVLTSMGIVFYTGMKPFEPRERDYAVVGSFYAFAIWIGLGAGAILWYLQSKVKSNAANIGFGVVLMAIPLMMGFQNYNVHDRSGRYTAYDYSYSVLKSLPKNDILFVYGDNDTYPVWAMQETERFRDDVKVVNFTLLSTPWNIDQVKRKTYNAGAIPSQLTHDDYRDGVNDQIYLMKKDDWKNVLSNLKEAGAPDNLLQPFQKYMVQDSMTLKEAVNFLKVKSPEKDEILKMIFGEERYEKYNFLPVSKFILPVNKENALRAGIINASDLPNTANQIMIDYKSGTLYKNNLMMFDILANFDWKRPINFSSGGVYDSENIFFLDDFLQFDGFSYRLVPIQTPRSSDGEMGRVDANSLYNVVKNFRWGNFKDLNVHFDETATSNIISYRSSASRAAAALALNGQKAKALEILDLAAKEIPAEKYNDPRSLSSMVYGYIVAGQEQKALKLAEILKKGIFEEYDYYLTLSKADQRFVGRQMRSKPMEYSLVVTAVTDAYKKIGQDEKAYAYLVKSIEPIDKKFNGFIQNLQKMGKEKARKESENVQRITPFYQYLFDIMEPFDSTYSKEKEDQITSAIIKATQ, via the coding sequence TTTTGTTTTTGTTCTGGACGATTACTCATTTTGTAAGAAGACTTCTCAATAAAAATTTTGAAGAAGTTACCCAGCATCAGGAAATTGCTATTCTTTTTGCAGGGGTCATTGGATCTCTTTGTTTTACATGGTCAGACACTTTTTGGTTTTCGGCGGTAGAAGGAGAAGTTTACTCGATGGCATCCCTATTTATAGCTATTTTGGTCTGGCTGATTACGAAATGGGAGAATGAGTACAAAGAGTCTGACAATGAACGGTGGATTATTTTAATATTCTTTATTGTAGGTCTTTCTGTGGGTGTTCATATGATGTGTATGTTGGCAATTCCTGCGGTTTGCTTAGTATATTATGCAAGAAATTATGAGTTTACCTGGAAGAACTTTCTCTGGGCAAATGCAATCACGCTTGGAATTTTAATTATTGTTTTCAAAATTATATTCCCGGTGATTATGTCATTATTTGGCAAGCTTGAAATATTCTTTGTAAATGGTGTTGGACTTCCTTTCCACTCAGGAACGATTGCAGGTTTTGTTATTTTGGTTGCGATCTGCTATTTTATTTTAAAATATGCAAGACAGGCAAAGAAAAACCTTTATCAAACAATTGCTTTATCCGTTGTGTATATGATGATTGGTTTCTCTTGCTGGATGGTTATTCCGATCAGAGCCAATGCAAATCCGCCAATGAACTTAAATGATCCCGATACTGCCATCGGTATGCTTGATTATTACAATAGAGAGCAATACGGCGACTGGCCTACAATTTACGGTCAAAATTATACTGCATTTTTAGATAACAGCGGGATTGAAAAGAATGAGGATGGCAGTTTCAAAACGACCAAAACAGGTGAAATCTACGAAAAAGACGAAAAATTAGGAACTTACAGAAAAACCGGCGACCGTTTCAATTACGTTTTTAATCCGGCGCACGTTAGTTTTATGCCAAGAATGTTCAATGAAGATAAGGAAGTCATGGCAAACTATATGTCGATGTATGGTGCACCAGATTTTCAGTTTAATTATGCCAACGAAAATACGGCAGACGATACGCAGGCGAAAGAAATTTTCGATGAATTGAGGGCTAAGTATGAAGACGGATCAATTACTCCGGCAGATTATTTAAAGGTAAAACCTTACGAGCTAATTACCGTTCAGAGGCCTTCTTTTGCTCAGAATATGAATTATTTCATCACGTTTCAAAACGGTTATTACTTCATAAGATATCTATTATGGAACTTTGCTGGAAGGCAGAATGATCTGGAAGGAAACAGCGAAAACACAAGAGGAAACTGGATTTCAGGTTTCTCTTTCATAGATAATTCATTACTGGGGAGCCAGGACGCAATGCCCGCAAAATTTAAAAATGAAAGTACAGTAGCATTTTTCTTTTTACCATTATTACTGGGGATTTTCGGATGTTATTTCCAATTTATGAGAGATTTTGGGAGATTTTACGCCATATTATCTTTATTTGTACTAACAAGTATGGGAATCGTTTTCTACACAGGGATGAAACCTTTCGAACCAAGAGAAAGAGATTACGCAGTAGTCGGTTCCTTTTATGCTTTTGCGATTTGGATTGGTCTCGGAGCCGGTGCCATTCTCTGGTATCTGCAGTCTAAAGTCAAATCAAATGCTGCTAATATTGGTTTTGGAGTTGTTTTGATGGCAATTCCTTTAATGATGGGCTTTCAGAACTACAATGTGCATGACAGAAGCGGAAGATATACAGCCTACGATTATTCATATTCAGTTTTAAAATCTTTACCAAAAAACGATATTCTTTTTGTATATGGTGATAATGATACCTACCCGGTTTGGGCAATGCAGGAGACAGAAAGATTCCGTGATGATGTGAAAGTGGTGAATTTTACCCTTCTTTCAACACCTTGGAATATTGACCAGGTGAAAAGAAAAACCTACAATGCCGGTGCAATCCCAAGTCAGTTAACTCACGATGATTACAGAGATGGAGTAAATGACCAGATTTATCTGATGAAAAAAGATGACTGGAAGAATGTTTTATCCAATCTGAAAGAAGCCGGAGCTCCTGACAATCTCTTGCAGCCCTTCCAAAAATATATGGTTCAGGATTCAATGACATTGAAAGAGGCGGTGAATTTTCTTAAAGTAAAATCTCCTGAAAAAGATGAAATTTTAAAAATGATCTTCGGTGAAGAACGTTATGAGAAATACAATTTTCTGCCTGTCAGTAAGTTTATTTTACCTGTAAATAAGGAAAATGCATTAAGGGCCGGAATCATTAACGCTTCTGATCTTCCAAACACAGCCAATCAGATTATGATCGATTACAAATCTGGTACTTTGTACAAAAATAATCTGATGATGTTTGATATTTTGGCAAATTTTGATTGGAAACGCCCTATCAACTTCTCTTCTGGCGGAGTATATGACAGCGAAAATATTTTCTTTTTAGATGACTTTCTTCAGTTTGATGGTTTCAGTTACCGATTGGTTCCCATTCAGACTCCTAGAAGCAGCGATGGTGAAATGGGTCGAGTAGATGCCAATTCTTTATATAATGTTGTTAAAAACTTCAGATGGGGTAATTTCAAAGATCTGAATGTTCATTTTGATGAAACTGCAACTTCAAACATCATCAGCTATAGAAGTTCTGCAAGTAGAGCAGCAGCAGCATTAGCATTAAACGGACAAAAAGCTAAAGCTTTAGAAATCTTAGATCTTGCTGCAAAAGAGATTCCTGCAGAGAAATACAATGATCCACGTTCTCTAAGCTCAATGGTTTACGGTTACATCGTTGCCGGTCAGGAGCAAAAAGCATTAAAGTTAGCTGAGATTTTAAAGAAAGGGATTTTTGAAGAATATGATTATTATTTAACTTTAAGCAAAGCCGACCAAAGATTTGTAGGAAGACAGATGAGATCAAAACCGATGGAGTATTCACTTGTGGTAACAGCAGTTACAGATGCTTATAAAAAGATCGGTCAGGATGAAAAAGCATATGCTTATCTGGTAAAATCTATTGAACCTATTGACAAAAAATTCAATGGTTTTATTCAGAATCTTCAGAAAATGGGCAAAGAAAAAGCAAGAAAAGAATCTGAGAATGTACAGCGAATTACACCATTCTATCAGTATCTATTTGATATCATGGAGCCTTTTGATTCTACCTACTCAAAAGAAAAAGAAGATCAAATAACTTCTGCAATAATTAAAGCAACACAATAA